The window gaaaaagagggtgAAGAGAAGGGGCAGTGGAGGAACAGAGgagaaaggagaaaggaagaaggaagaagaagagaagtgttGTAGTGGCAGTGTACCTGGGAAGCAGCAACAGCATCGAAGCGGAAGTGGCAGCAGCAAAGAGGTGTCATCACAGCGGTGAAGAGGCAGCACCGTTGCAGCATCACAGTGGCAAAGTGGCATCGTATGTTAGAAGTGGGCTTGCGTTTGTTAgccataattttttatcttttttatgttgAAATAGACTGGGGCCaccatattttgattttttttactattttaatcAGACCGTCTGAAATGGGAGTGGTCTGCGTGAAACACAAGccctaattttttttccttttaatgcTGAAATGGTCCGAGGCCCACCACATtttgatttttattattattttaatcagaCTGTCTGAAATGAGACTGGTCCGTTATCGGTTCACACCCAAACCAGTACATACCGCTCGTACCATACTGTTTCATGTGGTACAGCAATCACTGGTCTTTGGTTCCTGTTGGCCTTAAGATGTCTCATCAAAACCACCTTTTTTTAATGCTCCAATTTTTGCTGATATAGGTTGGTTTTTATTTTGCAAATATTGTTTGAAGTACTGTCTGTTGTCTAAGTATCTTTCCTGTTATATTCATTTGGAAAAAAAATTCAGCTACAGATTTGTATCTCAATGAAATTTAAATAttcatataattttctttttttaaactaattttcTCAAATTTATAGGGTTCTAGTGTAAATCCTCAAGAGTCTGCTTCTATAGCTGAGACCAGTTCACCTGCTTCGGATGCTTCACAGCAGGGATCTCAAGCACCTGGGAAAGGTATGCTGTATGTAACTGTTGCTTTTAGATTGTTTAGGATATGCAATTGTTACAAATATTATCATGTTATATGTCTTTGAAGTTAAAATTTTCTCGAGTTGTGCTTAATGATAATATGCAAGAAATTGCTATAAAAGCTGACCAATAGAAGCACCAGTAGaacaataaaatcatataattcTCATGTATAACATCTTGCGGGTTCCTtggattaattttataaatagtatAATTATCTAGAAAGTAATCCTTGTCATGATAATTCATTGACCTATATGAAGAATTTTAGAAGATGCTTTGAAGTCTTAGTTTATCAGACTAATGGAGGGATGGAGTAGAGAAGTAATCAGATGGCTTCTGTATTGTTTTAAGTGTATTCGTATCTGAACCCACAGAGGGCTGGAGTAGCAGAAATTACCTAATACCTTCTTTTTGTTTGCAATTGCACATTCTATAATTCATGTGACTAATGTGGTTAGTTATGAAATTGATATCTTAATACAATAAGTTTGGAATTTTAAATTGGATACGATGAATAATAACTCCATCTCTGACAttgttccttttttcttttcagtTCTATTATCTGTTAAGTAGACATGTTTACATGTGAGATACGATTGCACTCTAAAAGTACAATTGTTGTCTTACCAAATATATCGGCCATATTGGTTGCATAGCTCCATCATGTGACTTGGGATGCCTTTTTTGCTACTTTTGCATTTACTGTTGCATGATTAGGAAATGGTTCCAAGGTGCAAGATAAGGCAGGTGGTGCAACAACTGGATTTCCAGCTTTACCTGTTATGCAGAATTCAGGTGTTCAAGGGAGGCCAGCAACTAGTGGATCCTCAAGAGAGTACTCGGATGAAGATGAAGCTGATGGGGAAGCAGAAACTAGGGAAAATATGGACCCTGCTGATGTCAAACGTTTAAGGAGGTAAAATGAAAGCATTATAGTTCAGTCAACACTCCTATTATATGTTGCTATTTAGATAGTAAACCGTCAGTGTTCTGAAACTTGGTTTTCATTATACAACTGTATTAATTGGGTTGTCTCAGACCTGTAAGTTATAAGAGGAGAGGCATAAGCCTAAAGGGCAACAATCTTCCGGTGTGTTTAGGCTGACATGGTTAAAGGGACTTGACGTGATATGACTGAGCTGGAAAGGATTCATGTGGCATTGAGAACTTGCAACCGGTGCATAAGCCCATATATCTAATGCTCCTTGGTTGCCAAAGTGATGCTAGTTTTTACATACATTAGTCATACagttaaaaagtctccctttgaaACATTGAGTTCATATTAAATTTGTCAACATAGTGTCTTTTATTTTGGCTATTTGTGGGCAGAGAATTGTTTACACTTGTTTTTGTCAATAGGTAAATTTATTTTCATTGATTATTTATTCATGTACCCAAACACCTCCAAGGCAACATTGAGTAACATGGTAGGCTTCAATCATGAAGATGTTTCATGATCAGActaatgattttattttctttgtttgaCATGATTGATGTACAACCAAATTATTGCAACTCCACAGCATAAAagcagaaaagaaaaaagagaaagaaaatatagTGCAGTAAAATAAGAAAAACAGATGAAAATCTCAGGAAAGACAACATGGGATATATTTCAGGAAGTCACCATTAAATTATTTTGTAGTATGCATTTGCCACTTTGATCCCTCTTTATAGACCACCAGTCTGTTCTAGGATAATTTGTCGGAACTGGAACTTGCAGATAATGTCTTGTTAAATTTTACAGACAGAACTCCCTtcaaataaattttatgataactaAGCAACTTCTCACTAAACAAAGATGTTATAAGATTTCTAgcttattatctaaataatactATAAAGATAACAAAGAATATATAAAACCAAAGATAAAATACCTCGAGACTTCAATTATCTTTGAACTGTATGATAGTTGATAATCAGAGGCTTGCTAGGTGCTGTTGTTTGTGTGATTTAAACCATTTAAGCAGTTCTTTTATGGAGACCACTGTGTTGGATTCTCTGAATAGCAATAGAACCTAGAAAGAGAGCAGTTTTGTTAGACACTCTCTATCCTCTGTTCTCTCTCTAGCATGTTCTTGAGATCATATCTGATTTTCTGATATGATTTTCTTTGGCTTCATCAACTTATCTAAGTTCGGCTGCAACCTTTCGGCAAAATATCTATTTTTTCTTCTGTTTGTTTCCTTAAATCTTCTCATATAATCACTAGTGCGATCAGCCGGCAGAATTGAAGTTTTTCCTTGTCATACCGAGTTACTCGGACATCATTTTCATGATATTGCTGTCTTCTTCTGTTACTTCTATCATAAAGAAAGTGGAACTTTAGAAATTCATGACTAGCTGATTATGGTTCTGATTGAAAAACTTTTTTGAGATTATTCCACTTTGCATGCAACGGAAGGAACACAGATTTCAAATGCTTAATGGAAGTCATTATTTGGTAAACTTGTTGGATACTTTTAAACATGGTTCGCATTATCGGTCCGTACCAGTGTACCGACCAGCTATCGGTATGGTATTACTGAGTTGTACCGAGCATACCGACACATGATACACTAGGGTGTATTGATGTACTGCTCATTCCGGTTCTCTATCGGACCAGTTCATATTGCTCGTACCGAGTGATATGCTTTGGTATGTTAAACTTTGCTTTTAAATGTGAGAGATATTTCGAAACACACTAGGATGTCTAAACCATCTACATTTATTTGTGAATATTAATTGTATACATACACATGTTATTTTTATAAGAATTCATGTCATAttgaatatttgcaatatgtaGGTAGCTTGACTTCTGTCTTGATGCTTTGTATGTTTTTGGTACTTCCGTGAATGTTTTCCATTTATGTAACATATATTAGAGAAAGCTGATGTGTTAACTGTTGTGTCCATTGCATCTTAATTTTTTAAGGCTTGTCAGCTATCCGTATCATGTCATATCGTTGTCCATATCCATATCCATGTTTCATAGGCATCAACATTTAAGGTTATCTGTGTGAAATTCCATTAATTCTCTGtcatatcttatatatatatatatatatatatatatatatatatatatcttcaaacATAGTGTATCAAATCTTATAATGAACACTGAATTTTCCAGATGTAATTGACTATGCTTTTATTAAATATTATTGTTTGTAGAGAAGTGTTTGAATCATACTTGGCCACTGTACCATGTTGAGGAAAGCTAATGTTTAAACCCAAAAGCTTTTTTCCTTCTGAAATGAGATGCAATTTTGCTATTTTGTCTTCATGTTTGTTCAAAAATATTCCTTTTTGCACTTATTTGGTACTGTTTTTATTTTGGAATTCATAGGTTGTGGGATTATCTCCATGCAATCTGTTCCACATTTTGTTTAACTGGAAGACATAGATAAATTCTAGGGTTTTTGGATCAACTATATGCTGTAAAGGCCCTACCCATCTGGTCTTTCTGCTGCTCATTTTTCTTTCTCATTCTCAGGATGATCTCAAACCGAGAATCAGCAAGACGCTCGAGAAGGAGAAAGCAAGCACATTTGAGTGAGCTTGAAGCACAGGTATCCTCTTGTTGAtcgttttccttttatttttatatggcAATGGAGTCCTTTAAGGCTTTTTTTGACATAATTTGGAATAGGTTGCACGGTTAAGGGTTGAGAACTCTTCACTGTTAAAGCGACTTGCTGATATCGATCAGAAGTACAATGAAGCTGCTGTCGACAATAGGGTACTGAAAGCAGATGTGGAGACTTTAAGAGCTAAGGTAATAGATCTCTCACTCGCTAATGTATCATCTTCCTCTAGAATTTGCAAGTATTCTTTCAAGTTTGTTTTGTTTTAAACTGCATATGCATCGATAATATGCGTCTTGTGGTACCTGCTCTAAGATAATTATGCAATCTTTCACACTCTTGAGGGAAAGTTATGCAGCCTTTTATGAGATTCTATGCAATGAGAAAGTCAATTTGCTGGAGTCTGATAGAGTGTAAGCAAAAGCAACATAGTACTGTGAGAAGACTTTCTAATGAGGGGAATAAGGTGTTACAAAGTAACAACTGAGGTGCCCCTCATATGTTATGCTTTCTTCCCTGTACATAATTGCCGTAGATGTACATAATTCCCTGTACATCTGAGCACATTTCTTTGGATTAATAACATAAACGTAATATTTGTCAACTGATTTTCAAAGCTCCTCCAGAAGCctttgctttcctccttttggtgCCATTAATTGCTATTGGATATTCTTCATGTTCTCGGTCTTGTTATTCAGGTATTTTTAATCTTGCAAGAAAACATTTTTCATTTCTTGTGATGAGAAACAATAATTGGTTAACATTGCTTGGAACAAACGGGATGATCTTATCAAGAGGAGCCAAAGCAAATACTTGATATTTCCCACTGAATGGGTTTACTGCACATGAACAGTCTAGGAAAGATGACTTGGTAATCCATCCGCCTTCTGAACCACCCCTCAGCTCACTAGTTTAAATGTATAGCTTGTTTGGTTGTGAAGACTGACAGTAGGGGTATAATGGACATTAGTCAGAAAGCCTCTGTTCATATAGAATGTTGATCTGTAATGTTTCCCACCAATCTTTTCAGTAGGTAATAATTGCATCACACTTGGAAGACACATTTCACTTGGAAAGATAAGATGGGAAAATGCCGTGAAGGAGAATGTTTCTtgttctcacacaactggcagtgCTTGTGAAGCAATGTCTTGCAAATTGTTCAACCATTGTTTCTACCTAAGCACAAGCTTCAACTGATGATTACTGATCaccttttctggttatcataaacCTAGTAATATTTTGTGACCCCGTATAGATACTGCTTCAAAGCACCTGGATGGTGTGGTTATCATTCTGTTTCTGTTTCTTTTTCGTTTTTTGTGGGAACAAATCAATTAAAAGCCTTTTTGTGCAATTCATTAAGCAATGAACAATTGAAGAGGTATCAGTTGGTCTCATTGGAAAGACATCACAATTAGTTCCTTAGACTTTCTTGATAAATGACAGATCTTGGCATGCTCTGATATTAAAACATGATCAAGTTAATGCTTCTGATCTTGTTCATATATTCAGGTGAAGATGGCAGAGGACAGTGTAAAGAGGTTAACTGGCATAAATCCTTTGAACCCAACCATATCCGACATGTCAGCACACAGCATACCCTTCTCTGGGAGCCCATCTGATGCATCTGATGCTTCTGTTCCGATCCATGATGACAAGGAACATTTTTTCCAGGCACAGACACATGACAGGAGGATGAACCCCTGCCTTCCAGTTCCAGAGATTGCTTCGGCTACCCAAGTTGATGTTGTCCATGGTGCTGTAGCTGGAGGAAAGATGGGAAGAACAGCCTCGATGCAACGAGTCGCCAGCCTTGAGCACCTTCAGAAAAAGATCTGTGGGGGTGGACAAAACTCTTGCATTTCTGCACTGTGGGATTCTACATGGGATCCCGATTCCTCTGTCAACAACAAGCAGAACCAGGCATAAGAGAAAAACTGGAACTGACGTTGGGCTGATGTTATTGACTCGTGTTCATTCAGGGACTTTGTCTTCTTGTTTTGGATTCTGCAGCTCATGTCACAGTGCCTTTGACTTTTCTTATTGATATTTGTTCATTAAGTCAATCATTTGTTTTATATACATTATTTAGCTAAGATCGCAAGTCTTGGGTATCACAGTGAGATTGACACAAGTGACTGGGACGATAGCTAGAATTTACTTCCATTTATGTATTGGTTTTACTCCAATTTGTAGTAAGTGATGAATCCAGTTTGTTACAAGGAAAAAAGTAAAGCTACATTCTCCAATTATTGTGGAACTAATTAGTGGGCTTTCTCTTTTGCTCCAAGGTGGGAAACAAAGTTGTATGACAGTTCAAATGGACCAGTCTTTCACATTCACCTGTTGTTTGTAAATTGTAGTGTGGCCGATCTGAGAGTTTCATATTAATATTCTCCGAACATTTTGTTCATGGGTGATAACTGCTTATTCAATTGACTTGCAATTATCTAGTCATTGATTTTTGAGCATTTTAGactgcatcattcaaaattattgcAAGTGACAAGCAGAAATCAAGTGGCTCTATCCTCAGTTGAAGGTCTtggcaatttatttatttattttttggtgGCATTCATGATGATACTATTTTGTTATCAGGATGGGTGGCAACTTATATACTATTCCTCTTTGGAAGGTGCATTTTGAGGAGACATATGACTTTTGTTTTGATATGATTCTATTTTTGCTGATGGTGAAACGTTGAAATGAGTCCATAAACCACAAGGAACACCGAGCATGAAACAGGTATGTTATTTTGGCCACATACGTATCAAACAAAATGCAGAAGACCAAAATATTTAGCATATCAACATCTAAGAAGACTCCATTGCTTGCACAAGATAATTTCTTGTTTTATGGTCCACAAGTACCATTTTGTACTTTTGACTTGGATATCAGCACGCATTCAACAATCTACAGCGACCACAAGCGGAAGGGAATGTAGACTAGTTTCTGACGTCCTCAGTGATGCTGATGCAGAGATGAGGAAGATGCAGATCGCGGTACTTGCCACAATTTTCTCCTCTGTTGCAAGATGAAGGAAGAAGCATGCTCTTCTCCAAGTCCCTGATCCCCGTGAGGAAGTGCTGCTGTTAAAGATGCCACAAAGGATTCCACATGCTTTAATCCTTCTTCTGTGGAATTAGCTTCCCCTAACAGCTTAACAATTGCGCTTCCGACGATAACACCATCAGCTCCCCACAGTGAAAGCTGAAGCAGCATTTTGCTGGTGTTAATCTCAGAAACAAGGCTTGACAAGAGAAGATCAATTGTGTTACTGACCTGTTTAACATGCTCTGGTTTTGATATGCCAAAGCCAACCGCAACAGGCTTTGCAGTTTTCTGTGAGAACATGGAACAAGATAAACAGGTTATCTGGCTTAGATTTGCAGAAGATTCTTCCTAGAAAGATCATGGAGTAGAAAATTAGGACATGTAAGAAACATAAGAGAGGGTAGAGAAGGAGCTCACCTCTTTgatttccttgagaagaaactggACTTGTCTGTTCACAGTATCTCTTACACCAGTAACTCCAGCAGAACTTACCTGCGTGATCAGGGAGGAGCCAAATCATGTAATAAGATATTAGAATTATCCGGATTCTATATTTTGTTCAACTTGAGTATTCTCTCTGAATCGAGTTACATTTTTCTGGGTAATTGATTGAATATATAGAGAATCTGGATGGCAAGCATATAGAAGAGATTAAGTATCAGAATGATTGATTCATTACCGACGACGAAATATCATATATTACATAAACACTTGCAAATAAGAATACTTACTAGGTATATGAATCCTTCTGAAGCATCAGAAATGGCCTTCATTTTCTTCTTTGTGGTAGTAGGTGTAGTGAGAAAAACCTTTGATCGTAAGAAGATATAAAGATCACAAAATCAGAATTTCGCCAAAGGAGAAACTTAGTAATCTATTGTGGCTATAAAGACTACCATATGACTAAGTTGATCATAATTTATAAATCCTAAACATACAGAAGAATCAGGAAATGTGAAGAAAGAAGTTCCTTGATTTCAATAACTCTGATGCCTATGTAATTTATACCTCAAAGAAATACTAAACTATGAAGTAGAGGGAACAAATCAGCCTACCATATCAATGTTTTTCTTGGCAGcttctctcttcaaatcagcactCTCTTCAAATGGAAGGTCTGGCACAATAAGCCCTGCAGAGTACACATTTAACATTTTTCTTACCATATGACAAATATTGTTCTCTTCATACGGTCAAATGTCTAGTAAGAACATTTGGCTAACAACAAATCTATGTCCTCTTCATAGAAATATGAAGAAATATTATCTTCCAAGTGTAGAACAATCAAATTTCATATGTCAGGTATATTTTGAAGTTGGAGATAAGCGAAGCTTGAGCATCTGAACGAGTCATGCATTACCGTTGGCACCAGCATCTTCCAATGCAGACAAGAACCATTCACTTCTGCGGGCCAGTATTAGATTGTAATATGAGAATATTACAATCGGACAAGAGATTTGTGGAACTACCTGCATAAATTTGATCACACATTATATTCCTTTTGGAACTTCAAAAGTATGGGATGATCTCTGAAAGAGTTCAAGAAGATTGGACCGTAAGCAGCCCAACTGTAATGTGATATTACTGAGCATCCTCATAGTGACATTCTTGGAGATTGTGGGTTAACCATTTAATTACAATGTGTAATAAGGGACAACTGCCTACAAGCTTGTTTGCTGACTCCATTTGAACTTTATAATAACATGTTGCGAAAGTAATTCGAGGAACTAAGACCGAAACAAACTTTAGATTTTCCAAGTACATATCTTTTTTTTCAAAAGCAAGAGAGATTCTTTTATTGAATGGAGGCTTAAGTACCGAAAGGATTACCTGTTAATATGCTGTTTTTTTAATAGGCATTTGAGATGTTCATAGATCAGAAGGTGCTAATGTTGAAACCAATGCAACTCTACTCTAACAATCAGTTGCCGAACCAATGATTTTTTCAAAGTTAAGATTgtcgtaagatatattatagatagagCTAACAAAGCAACAGACCTATGCATTAGTAGTAGGATGCTGTCTCTAAGAATGTCTTACCTCCTTTAACATTGAGATGACTGCTTCCATGTTTGTCTTGCCAGCCAAGGCTCTTTTGTTTGATGCCTACAGAAGGGGAAAAAAAGGAACATGAATCTTATTAGATAGAAGccttgcttcttctttttttctctctctctcttaggaaAAAAATCAGTGGCAAATATAGATTGACTGGTGATACAAGAAATAATCAGAAAAGAAAAAATCAAGAACCTGTATCACAGGACCATCCAAAATAGGATTATTGTATGGCAACCCCAACTCGATTATATCAGCACCACAACAGTCCAGTAGCTTCAGGGCTTTTGCGGTTGTCGATAGATCAGGATCACCAGCAGTGATGTACGGTATAAATGCAACCTAAGCAGAGATAACATATCTTGTTAAAGATGATTAAGTAATCGACAGCTGCTTTTTCTGTAATGTTCATAATTTATTCAGCAAAAGGAGCAGTGTTGTTGCATATCCAGCAAAATAGCATTGATATGTGCTCTCAGACAGGGTCAACATAAGAACCTTCCATGAGGGCAGTTAAATATAGAGGATGATGAAATACATATAGCCTCAATAGTTCCATATCCTTATGGATAGAGATGTTGCCTTGTCCTATCTAGATTCACCTGCTTCATATGATGTCAATAGATACAACCTTTTAGATAACTATATTTACTAAATATATTGC of the Musa acuminata AAA Group cultivar baxijiao chromosome BXJ2-10, Cavendish_Baxijiao_AAA, whole genome shotgun sequence genome contains:
- the LOC135624561 gene encoding light-inducible protein CPRF2-like encodes the protein MERVFSVEEIPDPFWPGTDLPAANGGGGMNRSASEWYFEKFLEVAEEKVAAPDLPNPNPNPNPDSGGDVREDGGRAGASETTAAKVEGNATTTTVLPSDPPPAGVDPVAYAAMLKQKLDMYCAAVAMSRGSSVNPQESASIAETSSPASDASQQGSQAPGKGNGSKVQDKAGGATTGFPALPVMQNSGVQGRPATSGSSREYSDEDEADGEAETRENMDPADVKRLRRMISNRESARRSRRRKQAHLSELEAQVARLRVENSSLLKRLADIDQKYNEAAVDNRVLKADVETLRAKVKMAEDSVKRLTGINPLNPTISDMSAHSIPFSGSPSDASDASVPIHDDKEHFFQAQTHDRRMNPCLPVPEIASATQVDVVHGAVAGGKMGRTASMQRVASLEHLQKKICGGGQNSCISALWDSTWDPDSSVNNKQNQA
- the LOC135624563 gene encoding tryptophan synthase alpha chain-like isoform X2 → MASGTVAVAPNSCCFHVSSAKPRFHSILMNHPPKSSLRMRAQGPGISETFSDLRRQGRVAFIPYITAGDPDLSTTAKALKLLDCCGADIIELGLPYNNPILDGPVIQASNKRALAGKTNMEAVISMLKEVVPQISCPIVIFSYYNLILARRSEWFLSALEDAGANGLIVPDLPFEESADLKREAAKKNIDMVFLTTPTTTKKKMKAISDASEGFIYLVSSAGVTGVRDTVNRQVQFLLKEIKEKTAKPVAVGFGISKPEHVKQLSLWGADGVIVGSAIVKLLGEANSTEEGLKHVESFVASLTAALPHGDQGLGEEHASSFILQQRRKLWQVPRSASSSSLHQHH
- the LOC135624563 gene encoding tryptophan synthase alpha chain-like isoform X1 gives rise to the protein MASGTVAVAPNSCCFHVSSAKPRFHSILMNHPPKSSLRMRAQGPGISETFSDLRRQGRVAFIPYITAGDPDLSTTAKALKLLDCCGADIIELGLPYNNPILDGPVIQASNKRALAGKTNMEAVISMLKEVVPQISCPIVIFSYYNLILARRSEWFLSALEDAGANGLIVPDLPFEESADLKREAAKKNIDMVFLTTPTTTKKKMKAISDASEGFIYLVSSAGVTGVRDTVNRQVQFLLKEIKEEESSANLSQITCLSCSMFSQKTAKPVAVGFGISKPEHVKQLSLWGADGVIVGSAIVKLLGEANSTEEGLKHVESFVASLTAALPHGDQGLGEEHASSFILQQRRKLWQVPRSASSSSLHQHH